One Paracoccus sp. TOH DNA segment encodes these proteins:
- a CDS encoding 8-amino-7-oxononanoate synthase — protein sequence MSFPRHAAALDALTQRGRLRHRTPAAGLDFASNDYLGLAGSDLLAAAARDALARGVPVGAGGSRLLRGNHAEHEALETEAAAFFGAEAGLYMGGGFQANQAIFAALPMQGDLVLHDALVHASAHEGMRLGRAECRGFAHNDAGDAARVIADWRDAGGRGRVWIAVESVYSMAGDLAPLQALAALAAREDAVLVVDEAHATGVFGPQGRGLAHGLACPLVTLHTGGKGLGASGALVCADRLLVETLVNKARPFIYATAPSPLSAAVLRAALRALQEVPALVEAARARMALAHEAARRCGIAAQSQIVPVIVGEDQRALALAADLQVQGFDIRAIRPPTVPKGTARLRVSVTGHVGAEDIAALFAAIAAQERAAA from the coding sequence ATGAGCTTTCCTCGGCACGCGGCGGCGCTGGACGCCCTGACGCAGCGGGGCCGGCTGCGGCATCGGACGCCGGCTGCGGGGCTGGATTTCGCCTCGAACGACTATCTGGGGCTGGCGGGGTCGGACCTGCTGGCCGCCGCGGCGCGGGATGCGCTGGCGCGCGGCGTGCCGGTCGGGGCAGGGGGGTCGCGGCTGCTGCGCGGCAACCATGCCGAGCATGAGGCGCTGGAGACCGAGGCGGCCGCGTTTTTCGGCGCCGAGGCGGGCCTGTATATGGGCGGCGGTTTCCAGGCCAACCAGGCGATCTTTGCTGCGCTGCCGATGCAGGGCGATCTGGTGCTGCATGACGCGCTGGTCCATGCCAGCGCGCATGAGGGGATGCGGCTGGGCCGGGCCGAATGCCGCGGTTTTGCCCATAACGACGCGGGCGACGCGGCGCGGGTGATCGCGGACTGGCGCGACGCCGGCGGGCGCGGCCGGGTCTGGATCGCGGTCGAAAGCGTCTATTCGATGGCGGGCGATCTGGCGCCACTGCAGGCACTCGCGGCATTGGCGGCGCGCGAGGATGCGGTGCTGGTGGTGGACGAAGCGCATGCGACCGGCGTCTTCGGCCCGCAGGGCAGGGGGCTGGCGCATGGGCTGGCCTGCCCGCTGGTGACGCTGCATACCGGCGGCAAGGGGCTGGGCGCCTCGGGCGCGCTGGTCTGCGCCGACCGGCTGCTGGTCGAGACGCTGGTGAACAAGGCGCGGCCCTTCATCTATGCCACCGCGCCCTCGCCTTTGTCGGCGGCTGTGCTGCGGGCGGCCTTGCGGGCGCTGCAGGAGGTGCCGGCGCTGGTCGAGGCCGCGCGGGCCCGCATGGCGCTGGCCCATGAGGCGGCGCGGCGCTGCGGCATCGCGGCGCAAAGCCAGATCGTTCCGGTGATCGTCGGCGAGGATCAGCGGGCGCTGGCACTGGCCGCGGATCTGCAGGTGCAGGGCTTCGACATCCGCGCCATCCGGCCGCCGACGGTGCCGAAGGGGACGGCGCGGCTGCGGGTCTCGGTCACCGGCCATGTCGGGGCCGAGGATATCGCGGCGCTGTTCGCGGCCATCGCGGCGCAGGAAAGGGCGGCGGCATGA
- the bioB gene encoding biotin synthase BioB, translating to MPQQAPQRTAQEIYNLPLMDLLFQAQTVHRAHFDPNLVQCSKLLSIKTGGCPEDCAYCAQSARNGAELPASKLIEVQQVLAEAKRARDAGATRYCMGAGWRSPKERDMPAVLAMIRGVKALGMETCMTLGMLDMDQALRLKDAGLDYYNHNIDTSERYYSEIITTRSFQDRLDTLDRVQAAGINVCAGGIVGMGETAEDRISMLETLAGLEVPPQSVPINMLMPMAGTPLADVPKLDPIEMVRTIATARILMPTSYVRLSAGRSEMSDELQAMCFLAGANSIFVGDTLLTAGNPGEDKDAVLFAKLGLRAEVLEGSAEGCAA from the coding sequence ATGCCCCAGCAGGCGCCGCAGCGCACCGCGCAAGAAATCTATAATCTTCCCTTGATGGATCTGCTGTTTCAGGCCCAGACCGTGCACCGGGCGCATTTCGACCCGAACCTGGTGCAATGTTCGAAACTGCTGTCGATCAAGACCGGCGGTTGCCCCGAGGATTGCGCCTATTGCGCGCAATCGGCCCGCAATGGCGCGGAACTGCCGGCCTCGAAGCTGATCGAGGTGCAGCAGGTGCTGGCCGAGGCCAAGCGCGCCCGCGATGCCGGCGCCACCCGCTATTGCATGGGTGCCGGCTGGCGCTCGCCCAAGGAGCGCGACATGCCGGCGGTGCTGGCGATGATCCGCGGCGTCAAGGCGCTGGGGATGGAGACCTGCATGACCCTGGGCATGCTGGACATGGACCAGGCGCTGCGGCTGAAGGACGCCGGGCTCGACTATTACAACCACAATATCGACACTTCGGAACGCTATTATTCCGAGATCATCACCACGCGCAGCTTTCAGGACCGGCTGGACACGCTGGACCGGGTGCAGGCGGCCGGGATCAATGTCTGCGCCGGCGGCATCGTCGGCATGGGCGAGACGGCCGAGGACCGCATTTCCATGCTGGAAACGCTGGCCGGGCTGGAGGTGCCGCCGCAATCGGTGCCGATCAACATGCTGATGCCGATGGCGGGCACGCCGCTGGCCGACGTGCCGAAGCTCGACCCGATCGAGATGGTGCGCACCATCGCCACGGCGCGCATCCTGATGCCCACATCCTATGTGCGGTTGTCGGCGGGACGCTCCGAGATGAGCGACGAGCTGCAGGCCATGTGCTTCCTGGCCGGGGCCAACTCGATCTTCGTCGGCGACACGCTGCTGACCGCGGGCAACCCCGGCGAGGACAAGGACGCGGTGCTGTTCGCCAAGCTCGGCCTGCGGGCCGAGGTGCTGGAAGGCTCGGCCGAGGGCTGCGCGGCATGA
- the bioD gene encoding dethiobiotin synthase → MSVVVVAGTDTGIGKTVFSAGLTRALGATYWKPVQSGLEEETDSEAVARLSGRPVLPEAYRLRLPASPHLSAEREGVEIDPARLVPPSLDGPLVVEGAGGLMVPLTRRRLYLDVIADWGAPVVLCCRTALGTINHALLSLAALRAAGCRLAGVAFIGEEAEDSRRVICGIGAVNDLGRLPVLEQVTAETLAKAFAGIDTDAIRGAL, encoded by the coding sequence ATGAGCGTGGTGGTGGTCGCCGGCACCGATACCGGCATCGGCAAGACCGTGTTCAGCGCCGGGCTGACCCGGGCGCTTGGCGCGACCTATTGGAAGCCGGTGCAGTCCGGGCTGGAGGAGGAGACCGACAGCGAGGCCGTGGCGCGGCTGTCGGGCCGGCCGGTTCTGCCCGAGGCCTATCGGCTGCGGCTGCCCGCCTCGCCGCATCTGTCGGCCGAGCGCGAGGGGGTGGAGATCGACCCGGCGCGGCTGGTGCCGCCAAGCCTCGATGGCCCGCTGGTGGTCGAGGGGGCCGGCGGGCTGATGGTGCCGCTGACCCGGCGGCGGCTTTATCTCGACGTGATCGCGGATTGGGGGGCGCCGGTGGTGCTGTGCTGCCGCACCGCGCTTGGCACCATCAACCATGCGCTGCTGTCGCTGGCTGCGTTGCGGGCCGCCGGCTGCCGGCTGGCGGGCGTGGCCTTCATCGGCGAGGAGGCCGAGGACAGCCGCCGGGTGATCTGCGGGATCGGCGCGGTCAACGACCTGGGCCGGCTGCCGGTGCTGGAGCAGGTGACGGCCGAGACTCTGGCCAAGGCCTTTGCCGGCATCGACACCGACGCGATCCGGGGGGCGCTGTGA
- a CDS encoding helix-turn-helix domain-containing protein, with product MHQLFDARDWLSAQGGLATALARAGFALGRLDGAIAALEPEARTGANRRLALIEVEAMLWAQGTPLRREEIGRDLMEARAGADLEAMRLARWGIRRLEGQGDPQALRGFLGLHRAEVSGLDDRLAARPTGRDFDAAAAEFQELAAGIAGLAPLLRASALRVLWRLCGLSAPELLAEPAVWTARAMAEGCEALRFVPLGRHGRAVWIDSGTPAERMARHLAAVTAGLQDARHELARVAEWQGRAHAAMAGIKGDNPARVIQALVAHPILNAAMLEASAGISRDTAERMLARMRDLGLAREITGGRRFRLWVLAG from the coding sequence GTGCACCAGCTTTTTGACGCCCGCGACTGGCTTTCCGCGCAGGGCGGCTTGGCGACGGCGCTGGCGCGGGCCGGTTTCGCGCTGGGGCGGCTCGACGGCGCCATCGCCGCGCTGGAGCCCGAGGCGCGGACCGGCGCCAACCGGCGGCTGGCGCTGATCGAGGTCGAGGCGATGCTGTGGGCGCAGGGCACGCCCCTGCGGCGCGAGGAGATCGGCCGCGACCTGATGGAGGCGCGGGCCGGCGCCGACCTGGAGGCGATGCGGCTGGCGCGCTGGGGCATCCGGCGGCTGGAAGGGCAGGGCGATCCGCAGGCGTTGCGCGGCTTTCTGGGCCTGCACCGGGCCGAGGTCTCGGGCCTGGACGATCGGCTGGCGGCGCGGCCGACCGGGCGGGATTTCGATGCGGCGGCGGCCGAGTTCCAGGAGCTGGCGGCGGGGATCGCCGGGCTGGCGCCGCTGCTGCGGGCGTCGGCGCTGCGGGTGCTGTGGCGGCTTTGCGGCCTGTCGGCGCCCGAGCTGCTGGCCGAACCGGCGGTCTGGACGGCGCGCGCCATGGCCGAGGGATGCGAGGCGCTGCGTTTCGTGCCGCTGGGCCGGCACGGCCGCGCGGTCTGGATCGATTCCGGCACCCCGGCCGAGCGCATGGCCCGGCATCTGGCGGCGGTGACGGCCGGATTGCAGGACGCCCGGCACGAACTGGCGCGGGTCGCAGAGTGGCAGGGCCGGGCGCATGCGGCGATGGCCGGGATCAAGGGCGACAATCCGGCCCGGGTGATCCAGGCGCTGGTCGCCCATCCGATCCTGAACGCGGCCATGCTGGAGGCCAGCGCCGGCATCAGCCGCGACACGGCCGAGCGGATGCTGGCGCGGATGCGCGACCTGGGGCTGGCACGCGAGATCACCGGCGGCCGGCGATTCCGGCTGTGGGTGCTGGCGGGCTAG
- a CDS encoding AbrB/MazE/SpoVT family DNA-binding domain-containing protein, with protein MRITTKGQVTIPQDVRDFAGFQPGTEVEFLIGEDGVVRVIAAGQGPRARDRRLGAALAGLRGSADTGLSTDEIMALTRA; from the coding sequence ATGCGCATCACCACCAAGGGCCAGGTCACCATCCCGCAGGACGTCCGCGACTTCGCGGGCTTCCAGCCGGGCACCGAGGTCGAGTTCCTGATCGGCGAGGATGGCGTGGTGCGCGTCATTGCCGCCGGGCAGGGGCCGCGGGCCCGCGACCGTCGGCTGGGCGCGGCGCTGGCCGGGCTGCGCGGCAGCGCCGATACCGGGCTTTCCACCGACGAGATCATGGCGCTGACCCGGGCATGA
- a CDS encoding ParB N-terminal domain-containing protein encodes MSRKRRVFEIEMPDDPAAETPETFPAGKDDKEHRRGPMATAIVETAESTRDRARIEAQIRAENDALAQEHVRLKRAGLITDMIPLDAIDTRKLIRDRAPGPDYELAELVESIRDIGLSNPIRVEPAGEGRYELIQGWRRLSAYRQLLEETGDAGKWGRIPAGIAARGDELEQLYRRMVDENLVRKDISFAEMAQLALHYAMDPLTEEHDPEKAVAILFKSAGYQKRSYIRSFIRLVEALGESLMYAAEIPRALGLALAQRLDEVPGIAAAIRAELKDWDTRSIKDELEILRRYAGQGGDETEAAPPRSAGPTVPAGKARTTFQIERPQGSAKCTAANGRLEIRLARDFSAVDRRRLEAAVRAMLESLD; translated from the coding sequence ATGAGCAGGAAGCGCCGGGTATTCGAGATCGAGATGCCGGACGATCCGGCCGCGGAGACGCCGGAAACCTTCCCCGCGGGGAAGGACGACAAGGAACATCGCCGCGGTCCCATGGCGACCGCCATCGTCGAGACCGCCGAGTCGACCCGTGACCGCGCCCGCATCGAGGCGCAGATCCGGGCCGAGAACGATGCGTTGGCCCAGGAGCATGTGCGACTGAAGCGCGCCGGGCTGATCACCGACATGATCCCGCTCGATGCCATCGACACCCGCAAGCTGATCCGCGACCGGGCGCCGGGGCCGGATTACGAGCTGGCCGAACTGGTGGAATCGATCCGCGACATCGGTCTGTCGAACCCGATCCGGGTCGAACCGGCCGGAGAGGGGCGCTACGAGCTGATCCAGGGCTGGCGCCGGCTGTCGGCCTATCGCCAGCTGCTGGAGGAGACCGGCGATGCCGGGAAATGGGGCCGCATTCCGGCCGGCATCGCCGCGCGCGGCGACGAGCTGGAGCAGCTTTATCGGCGCATGGTGGACGAGAACCTGGTGCGCAAGGACATCTCCTTCGCCGAGATGGCGCAGCTGGCGCTGCATTACGCCATGGATCCGCTGACCGAGGAGCACGACCCCGAAAAGGCGGTGGCGATCCTGTTCAAATCGGCGGGCTATCAGAAGCGCAGCTATATCCGCAGCTTCATCCGCCTGGTCGAGGCGCTTGGCGAGTCGCTGATGTATGCCGCCGAAATCCCACGGGCGCTGGGGCTGGCGCTGGCGCAGCGGCTGGACGAGGTGCCGGGCATCGCCGCCGCGATCCGCGCCGAGCTCAAGGACTGGGACACGCGTTCGATCAAGGACGAGCTGGAGATCCTGCGCCGCTATGCCGGGCAGGGCGGGGACGAGACCGAGGCCGCGCCGCCGCGCAGCGCCGGGCCGACCGTCCCCGCGGGGAAGGCCCGCACCACCTTCCAGATCGAGCGGCCGCAGGGCAGCGCCAAATGCACCGCCGCCAACGGCCGGCTGGAGATCCGGCTGGCGCGGGATTTCTCGGCGGTGGACCGGCGCCGGCTGGAGGCGGCGGTGCGGGCGATGCTGGAGAGCCTGGACTGA
- a CDS encoding DnaA N-terminal domain-containing protein yields MQVIRAVGREAAAKKYDLLSAMMAHGLAGDKHRQRLILRLMALITTRYNWQRDELTIGQREIARLWCVDERTVKREMAKLRALGWIEIKQQGARGRVSVLSLNLERILLDTKREWDNIGPDFVARLGGTQPEPASNVVPLHRPEPMPAQGVWAEARARLAEEDRALFDAWFAGLAEAGAADGCLTLFAPTRFHATYVQTHLLDRLRVAVQRCDGRIAKVRVLGP; encoded by the coding sequence ATGCAGGTGATCCGCGCCGTCGGCCGAGAGGCCGCGGCAAAGAAATATGATTTGCTCAGTGCGATGATGGCGCACGGGCTTGCCGGCGACAAGCATCGCCAGCGGCTCATCTTGCGGCTCATGGCCTTGATCACCACCAGATATAACTGGCAGCGCGACGAATTGACCATCGGCCAGCGCGAGATCGCGCGGCTGTGGTGCGTGGACGAGCGCACCGTCAAGCGCGAGATGGCCAAGCTGCGGGCGCTTGGCTGGATCGAGATCAAACAGCAGGGCGCGCGCGGGCGGGTGTCGGTGCTGAGCCTCAATCTGGAGCGCATCCTGCTGGACACCAAACGGGAATGGGACAATATCGGCCCGGATTTCGTTGCGCGGCTCGGCGGCACCCAGCCCGAGCCGGCCAGCAATGTCGTGCCGCTGCACCGGCCCGAGCCGATGCCGGCGCAGGGCGTCTGGGCCGAGGCCCGGGCCCGACTGGCCGAGGAGGACCGGGCGCTGTTCGATGCCTGGTTCGCAGGGCTGGCCGAGGCCGGGGCCGCCGATGGATGCCTGACCTTGTTCGCGCCGACGCGTTTCCATGCCACCTATGTGCAGACCCATCTGCTGGATCGGCTGCGCGTCGCCGTGCAGCGGTGCGACGGGCGGATCGCCAAGGTGCGCGTGCTGGGGCCCTAA
- a CDS encoding type II toxin-antitoxin system VapC family toxin yields MTPVLVDSNILIDISTNDPHWADWSMRTLAGLGQGARLVINPLIYAELSVAHSRVETLEALLPEDVFHREALPWPAGFLAGKAYLAYRRRGGERRSPLPDFYIGAHAAIRGYRLLTRDSGRYQSYFPKLTVIAPER; encoded by the coding sequence ATGACGCCGGTCCTGGTCGATTCCAACATCCTGATCGACATCTCGACCAACGATCCGCACTGGGCCGACTGGTCCATGCGGACGCTGGCCGGGCTGGGGCAGGGGGCGCGGCTGGTGATAAACCCGCTGATCTATGCCGAGCTGTCGGTGGCGCATAGCCGCGTCGAGACGCTGGAGGCGCTGCTGCCCGAGGATGTGTTCCACCGCGAAGCGCTGCCCTGGCCGGCGGGGTTCCTGGCGGGCAAGGCCTATCTTGCCTATCGGCGGCGCGGCGGCGAGCGTCGCTCGCCCCTGCCGGATTTCTATATCGGCGCCCATGCCGCCATCCGCGGCTATCGGCTGCTGACCCGCGATTCCGGGCGCTATCAGAGCTATTTCCCGAAGCTGACGGTGATCGCGCCCGAGAGGTGA
- a CDS encoding AAA family ATPase, with amino-acid sequence MYTHEDLAKLQAQSLKMQGWIRRQTFSPANEKTLRRFSSWEVAELIFRINQSTFRGKLAADPNLPLGEVEEDGRQRWFSLDEVNELRRRIRINRKSLMPWRPEGKRAFRAAIANFKGGAGKSTVALHFAHAAALDGYRILVVDFDPQATLSHSMGLTDVGEDHTVWGIMARDLERETDRMNAAARGAESGTALPQRKLPASIRDMGLGTLRPADFIKPTAWPTIDIIPSCANAAFVEFASAQYRHLNPEWTFFGAVSRFLDSLADDAYDLILFDCPPAIGYQSMNAVFAADMLYIPSGPGYWEYDSTTSFIGQLSEALEDLAHGFENFPTGKIRLPKAFADIRFLMTRFEPSNELHQAMYGAFQQVFGQHMAEHPIELTRAVEQSGRFLSSIYEIDYREMTRGTWRRARATFDQAYEEFKTRVAAAWDKLEGEA; translated from the coding sequence ATGTACACGCATGAAGACCTCGCCAAGCTGCAGGCGCAATCGCTGAAGATGCAGGGCTGGATCCGGCGCCAGACCTTCAGCCCGGCCAACGAGAAGACCTTGCGCCGCTTCTCGAGCTGGGAGGTGGCCGAGCTGATCTTCCGCATCAACCAGTCCACCTTCCGCGGCAAGCTGGCCGCCGACCCGAACCTTCCCCTCGGGGAAGTCGAGGAGGACGGCCGCCAGCGCTGGTTCTCGCTGGACGAGGTGAACGAGCTGCGCCGTCGCATCCGCATCAACCGCAAGTCGCTGATGCCCTGGCGGCCCGAGGGCAAGCGCGCCTTCCGCGCCGCCATCGCCAATTTCAAGGGCGGCGCCGGCAAGTCGACGGTGGCGCTGCATTTCGCCCATGCGGCGGCGCTGGACGGCTATCGCATCCTGGTGGTGGATTTCGACCCGCAGGCGACGCTGTCGCACAGCATGGGCCTGACCGATGTCGGCGAGGACCATACCGTCTGGGGCATCATGGCCCGCGATCTGGAGCGCGAGACCGACCGCATGAACGCCGCCGCCCGCGGCGCCGAAAGCGGCACCGCCCTGCCCCAGCGCAAGCTGCCGGCCTCGATCCGCGACATGGGCCTCGGCACGCTGCGGCCGGCCGATTTCATCAAGCCGACCGCCTGGCCGACCATCGACATCATCCCCAGCTGCGCCAACGCCGCCTTCGTCGAGTTCGCCAGCGCGCAATACCGGCACCTGAACCCGGAATGGACCTTCTTCGGCGCGGTGTCGCGCTTCCTCGACAGCCTGGCGGACGATGCCTATGACCTGATCCTGTTCGACTGCCCGCCGGCCATCGGCTACCAGTCGATGAACGCCGTCTTCGCCGCCGACATGCTCTATATCCCCTCGGGGCCCGGCTATTGGGAATACGATTCGACCACCAGCTTCATCGGCCAGCTCTCGGAGGCGCTGGAGGATCTGGCGCACGGGTTCGAGAACTTCCCCACGGGGAAGATCCGGCTGCCCAAGGCCTTTGCCGACATCCGCTTCCTGATGACGCGTTTTGAGCCGTCGAACGAGTTGCACCAGGCGATGTATGGTGCCTTCCAGCAGGTTTTCGGCCAGCACATGGCCGAACATCCGATCGAGCTGACCCGGGCGGTCGAGCAATCCGGCCGGTTCCTCAGCTCGATCTACGAGATCGACTACCGCGAGATGACGCGCGGCACCTGGCGGCGGGCGCGGGCGACCTTCGACCAGGCCTATGAGGAGTTCAAGACGCGGGTCGCCGCGGCCTGGGACAAGCTGGAGGGCGAGGCATGA
- a CDS encoding AraC family transcriptional regulator has translation MERRTITPGFVEDALDCLHRRGLDPRPLLAAAGIDPALAEPVSNLQYGKLWLAIADQIRDEFFDEAARPLRPGSFQLLCHAVLNAGTLERALRRALLFLSVTLDDPTGTLRLRDGQAEILLSDAGPPRRAFAYRTYWLVLLGVMCWLIGRRIPLMQVDFACPAPENRRDYHQFFGAPVHFDQPASRLRFAASYLSLPTIRDEKALQGFLRGAPANILLRYRHDQGLSARIRSRLRAVPPEDWPDFDRIAADLRLSPATLRRRLRAEGQGFAAIRAEIRLMHARQLLRDTDLSVAEIAARLGYGEPSAFHRAFLKLAGTTPAAFRREAA, from the coding sequence ATGGAGCGTCGTACCATCACCCCCGGCTTCGTCGAGGACGCGCTGGACTGCCTTCACCGCCGCGGCCTAGATCCGCGCCCGCTGCTTGCCGCCGCCGGCATCGACCCGGCGCTGGCCGAGCCGGTGTCGAACCTGCAATACGGCAAGCTCTGGCTCGCCATCGCCGACCAGATCCGCGACGAGTTCTTCGACGAGGCCGCCCGCCCGTTGCGCCCCGGCAGTTTCCAGTTGCTCTGCCATGCGGTCCTCAATGCCGGCACGCTGGAACGCGCCCTGCGCCGGGCGCTGCTGTTCCTGTCCGTCACCCTGGACGACCCGACCGGCACGCTGCGCCTGCGCGACGGCCAGGCCGAGATCCTGCTCAGCGACGCCGGCCCGCCGCGCCGCGCCTTCGCCTATCGCACCTATTGGCTGGTCCTGCTGGGGGTGATGTGCTGGCTGATCGGCCGCCGCATCCCGCTGATGCAGGTCGATTTCGCCTGCCCGGCGCCGGAAAACCGCCGCGACTATCACCAGTTCTTCGGTGCGCCGGTGCATTTCGACCAGCCCGCCAGCCGGCTCCGCTTCGCGGCCAGCTACCTGTCGCTGCCGACCATCCGCGACGAGAAGGCGCTGCAGGGCTTCCTGCGCGGCGCGCCGGCCAACATCCTGCTGCGCTATCGCCACGACCAGGGGCTTTCGGCCCGCATCCGCAGTCGGCTGCGGGCGGTGCCGCCCGAGGACTGGCCGGATTTCGACCGGATCGCCGCCGACCTGCGGCTGTCGCCCGCCACCCTGCGCCGCCGGCTGCGGGCCGAGGGCCAGGGCTTTGCCGCCATCCGCGCCGAGATCCGCCTGATGCACGCCCGTCAGCTTCTGCGTGACACCGATCTCAGCGTGGCCGAGATCGCCGCCCGGCTGGGCTATGGCGAACCCAGCGCCTTCCACCGCGCCTTCCTCAAGCTGGCCGGCACCACGCCCGCCGCCTTCCGCCGCGAGGCCGCCTAG